The DNA region GAACACTGGCGCACGCGCTACGGCCAGCTCTTTGCCGAGTTCATTGCGGCCGAACTCGATCGCGCGTCCGAAGAAGATCGCGCGCTCTTGCGCAGCATCATGGCCGGCGCGCTTCCAAACGACGAAGCCCGCTTGCAACGGTTGGAAGCGCAGGGCTTCTTCATGGTCGACGACGCCGGCGGCTGCCGTCCGCTGCGGCCGCTGCAGCAACTGCGCGGCGGCCGCGTGCGCTCCTCGCAATCCTCGCACCTTGCGCCGATGTCGGCGCGCATGTTCGGTCACTTCGAGGTGCGGATCGGCAGCGCGGAGATCGCCTGGATTCGCAAGCGCGATCAGCAGATCGTCAAGTATCTCTTGCTCAAACCCTCCGGAACGGCGACGCGCGCCGAGCTGGCCGCCACTTTTTGGCCCGACGCCGACCGCCAGCTGGCCGCGCAAAGCGTGCGTACCGCGTGCAGCAACATTCGTAAGGCGATCGCCGCGATTACCGGCTACGCCGCGGTCGAGGCGTATTTTCGCGCGGATCCGGATGTCGCGCTTGAGTTCTCACACGTGGTGGCTGACGTGCGGCGTTTCGGCTCGCACGTCGCCGACGGTGACGCGGCGTTCGATCGCGGCGATCTGGAAGAGGCAGGCGCGCGCTATCGCGCAGCCGAGGAACTTTATGCGGGCCGTCTGCTGGATGCGGACGCGCCCGAACCGTGGTTCACTGCGCATGCCCAACTCTTGGAAGATCGCTACGTCATCGTCCTGGAACGGCTGGCGCAGCTCGCCTTCGACGAAGGCGACATGAAAGGTGCGGCCGACTACGCATACCGCGTGCAGCAACTGCGCCCCGACTCGTCGGGTTTGGTGAAGATGCTCGGCAAGATTGCACCGCAGTACCGCATTACGAGCGATCCCGCTTCGCTCGAGGAGCACCGGCGCCGCAAGACCGATAGTGCGTAGGGAGTTCGCAGCAGCTTTCATCCTTGCGGCCTGCGCGCTGCTGGCGTGGCAGCTGATGGAAACCTCGGCGGTGCGAACGCTTCTCGGTGACTTCCGGGCGTTTTATTGCGGTGGCTCGCTGGTGCTGCACGGAGCAGACCCGTACGCATCGGGCCCGTTGCTCCGCTGCGAACAGACGCCGGCGCCGTTTGGACTGCACAGCGCCCGCGAGGCCGATCTGCCGGCACCCTTTCCGGGCTATGCGCTTGCGGCGTTTGCAGTTTTCTCGCTCTTGCCGTATCCCGTTGCGGCAGCAGCGTGGTTTTTGCTGCTGCTGGTTTGCACCACGCTCGCTTGCATCTTTCTCGGACGTTTGTGCGACCGCCCCGCATTCGCAGCCTTTGCGTTTATCGCGGTTGCTTTTAGCGTCGCCGTAATTCCTTACGGCGAACTCGCGCCAATTATTCTGGCCGCGCTTACCGGAGGAGCCTTGGCGCTTCGCCGTGGCGTCAATACCGCATCGGTGCTCGCGCTTGGCGTGCTTGCGCTGTTGCCGCACGTCGCGCTGCCCGTTTTCTTGGCACTTTTCATTTGGAACAAGGCGATGCGGTGGC from Candidatus Rubrimentiphilum sp. includes:
- a CDS encoding AAA family ATPase, coding for MILTQSLPRLAPSTIRRPRLERWLATHAETPVRLLIAPAGSGKTTLLLKYLGESTIAAGYCALPPECSAVDLFRAIASALALPRPANSYDELVTYLRTVRGPAELVVDDADNATPDAIAILHRLVDDAPETLSLVYASRSREVLDAKTWIARGLAVLCDARKLAFDPAETKLLAEACGVSATDVDISHLIEETDGWAIVVSGAVRCAAEDGRTLNGAFEHWRTRYGQLFAEFIAAELDRASEEDRALLRSIMAGALPNDEARLQRLEAQGFFMVDDAGGCRPLRPLQQLRGGRVRSSQSSHLAPMSARMFGHFEVRIGSAEIAWIRKRDQQIVKYLLLKPSGTATRAELAATFWPDADRQLAAQSVRTACSNIRKAIAAITGYAAVEAYFRADPDVALEFSHVVADVRRFGSHVADGDAAFDRGDLEEAGARYRAAEELYAGRLLDADAPEPWFTAHAQLLEDRYVIVLERLAQLAFDEGDMKGAADYAYRVQQLRPDSSGLVKMLGKIAPQYRITSDPASLEEHRRRKTDSA